One region of Pseudomonas sp. ABC1 genomic DNA includes:
- a CDS encoding multidrug efflux RND transporter permease subunit yields MAFTDPFIRRPVLASVVSLLLVLLGFQAFNSLTIRQYPQIESALITISTAYPGANAETIQGYITQPLQQSLASAEGIDYMTSVSQQNVSMISVYARIGADSDRLYTELLSKANSVKNQLPQNAEDPVLNKEAADSTALMYISFHSEQLNNPQITDYLSRVIQPKLATLPGMAEAEILGNQVFAMRLWLDPVKLAAYGVSASDVSDAVRKYNFLSAAGEVKGQYVVTSINADTELKSPEAFAAIPLKTDGDSRVLLGDVARVEMGAESYNSISSFDGIPSVYIGIKGTPSANPLDVIREVRAIMPELEAQLPPNLNVSIAYDGTRFIQASIDEVIKTLIEAILIVIVVVFLFLGALRSVIIPVVTIPLSMIGVLFFMQMMGYSINLLTLLAMVLAIGLVVDDAIVVVENIHRHIEEGKTPFDAAIEGAREIAIPVISMTITLAAVYAPIGFLQGLTGALFKEFALTLAGAVVISGVVALTLSPMMCSRLLRHEENPSGLAHRLDSIFEKLKGRYQRALHGTLNARPVVVVFALLIMALIPLLLMFTQSELAPEEDQGVVFMMAKAPQPTNLDYLNTYTDEFIAIFKDFPEYYSSFQINGFDGVQSGIGGMLLKPWDERQRTQMEILPEVQKRLDQIPGLQIFSFNLPSLPGTGEGLPFQFAVTTASDYESLLQVTERIKAKAEATGKFAILNVDLAFDKPEVVVEIDREKAAQMGVSMEDLGATLATLLGESEINRFTIEGRSYKVIAQVEREFRDNPDWLSNYYVKNEQGQMLPLSTLITVREEARPTRLKQFQQLNSAMIEGFPLVSMGDAIETVRSIAQEEAPQGFTFDYAGSSRQFIQEGNALFVTFALALAIIYLVLAAQFESFRDPLVILVTVPLSICGALIPLFLGLSTMNIYTQVGLVTLIGLISKHGILIVEFANQLRREKGLSVREAVEEAAAIRLRPVLMTTAAMVFGMVPLIFATGAGAVSRFDIGLVIATGMSVGTAFTLFVLPTVYTLLAHADQPQDAKPATV; encoded by the coding sequence ATGGCTTTCACCGATCCTTTCATCCGACGCCCGGTACTGGCCAGTGTCGTCAGCCTGCTGCTGGTGCTGCTGGGCTTCCAGGCCTTCAACAGCCTGACGATCCGCCAGTACCCGCAGATCGAGAGCGCGCTGATCACCATCAGCACGGCCTATCCGGGTGCCAACGCGGAAACCATCCAGGGCTATATCACCCAGCCGCTGCAACAAAGCCTGGCCAGTGCCGAAGGCATCGACTACATGACCTCGGTCAGCCAGCAGAACGTGTCGATGATCTCCGTCTATGCCCGCATTGGCGCAGACAGCGACCGTCTCTACACCGAACTGCTGAGCAAGGCCAACTCGGTCAAGAACCAGTTGCCGCAGAATGCCGAAGACCCGGTGCTGAACAAGGAAGCGGCCGACTCCACGGCGCTGATGTACATCAGCTTCCACAGCGAGCAGTTGAACAACCCGCAGATCACCGACTACCTGTCGCGTGTGATCCAGCCCAAGCTGGCCACCCTGCCCGGCATGGCCGAGGCGGAAATCCTCGGTAACCAGGTGTTCGCCATGCGCCTGTGGCTGGACCCGGTGAAGCTGGCCGCCTACGGCGTCAGCGCCAGTGACGTCAGCGATGCGGTGCGCAAGTACAACTTCCTCTCCGCCGCAGGCGAGGTGAAGGGCCAGTACGTGGTCACCAGCATCAATGCCGACACCGAGTTGAAATCCCCCGAGGCCTTCGCCGCGATCCCGCTGAAGACCGACGGCGATAGCCGCGTCCTGCTCGGCGATGTCGCCCGCGTGGAAATGGGCGCCGAAAGCTACAACTCGATCAGTTCCTTCGATGGCATTCCCTCGGTCTATATCGGCATCAAGGGCACGCCCAGCGCCAACCCACTGGACGTCATCCGGGAAGTGCGGGCGATCATGCCGGAGCTGGAAGCCCAGTTGCCGCCGAACCTGAACGTCTCCATCGCCTATGACGGCACGCGCTTCATCCAGGCGTCCATCGACGAAGTGATCAAGACCCTGATCGAAGCGATCCTGATCGTCATCGTGGTGGTGTTCCTGTTCCTCGGCGCGCTGCGCTCGGTGATCATCCCGGTGGTGACCATTCCGCTGTCGATGATCGGCGTGCTGTTCTTCATGCAGATGATGGGCTACTCGATCAACCTGCTGACCCTGCTCGCCATGGTGCTGGCCATCGGCCTGGTGGTGGACGATGCGATCGTGGTGGTGGAGAACATCCACCGGCACATCGAGGAAGGCAAGACGCCGTTCGACGCAGCCATCGAAGGTGCCCGGGAGATTGCCATACCGGTCATTTCCATGACCATCACCCTCGCCGCCGTGTATGCCCCGATCGGCTTCCTGCAAGGCCTGACCGGCGCACTGTTCAAGGAATTCGCCCTGACGCTGGCCGGTGCGGTGGTCATCTCCGGCGTGGTGGCGCTGACCCTGTCGCCGATGATGTGCTCGCGCCTGCTGCGCCACGAGGAGAACCCCTCGGGCCTGGCGCACCGCCTCGACAGCATTTTCGAGAAACTCAAGGGCCGCTACCAGCGCGCCCTGCACGGCACGCTGAATGCCCGTCCGGTGGTGGTGGTGTTCGCTCTGCTGATCATGGCGCTGATCCCGCTGCTGCTGATGTTCACCCAGAGCGAGCTGGCGCCCGAGGAAGACCAGGGCGTGGTGTTCATGATGGCCAAGGCGCCGCAGCCGACCAACCTCGACTACCTGAACACCTATACCGACGAATTCATCGCCATCTTCAAGGACTTCCCCGAGTACTACTCGTCGTTCCAGATCAATGGCTTCGATGGAGTACAGAGCGGTATCGGCGGCATGCTGCTGAAGCCCTGGGACGAGCGCCAGCGCACGCAGATGGAGATACTGCCCGAGGTGCAGAAACGCCTGGACCAGATTCCCGGCCTGCAGATCTTCAGCTTCAACCTGCCATCGCTGCCCGGCACCGGGGAGGGCCTGCCCTTCCAGTTCGCCGTCACCACCGCCAGCGACTACGAGTCGCTGCTGCAAGTGACCGAGCGCATCAAGGCCAAGGCCGAGGCCACCGGCAAGTTCGCCATCCTCAACGTCGACCTCGCCTTCGACAAGCCGGAAGTCGTGGTCGAGATCGACCGCGAGAAGGCCGCGCAGATGGGCGTGTCGATGGAAGACCTCGGTGCCACCCTGGCCACCCTGCTGGGCGAGAGCGAAATCAACCGTTTCACCATCGAGGGCCGCAGCTACAAGGTCATCGCCCAGGTCGAACGGGAATTCCGCGACAACCCCGACTGGCTGAGCAACTACTACGTGAAGAACGAGCAGGGACAGATGCTGCCCCTGTCGACCCTGATCACCGTGCGCGAAGAAGCCCGCCCGACCCGCCTCAAGCAGTTCCAGCAGCTCAACTCGGCGATGATCGAGGGTTTCCCGCTGGTCAGCATGGGCGACGCCATCGAGACGGTACGCAGCATCGCGCAGGAGGAAGCGCCGCAAGGCTTTACCTTCGACTATGCCGGCTCGTCGCGCCAGTTCATCCAGGAAGGCAACGCGCTGTTCGTCACCTTCGCCCTGGCCCTGGCCATCATCTACCTGGTGCTGGCGGCGCAGTTCGAAAGCTTCCGTGACCCGCTGGTGATCCTGGTGACCGTGCCGCTGTCGATCTGCGGGGCGCTGATTCCGCTGTTCCTCGGGCTGTCGACCATGAACATCTACACCCAGGTCGGCCTGGTGACGCTGATCGGCCTGATCAGCAAGCACGGCATCCTCATCGTCGAGTTCGCCAACCAGTTGCGCCGGGAGAAAGGCCTGAGCGTGCGCGAAGCCGTGGAAGAAGCGGCCGCCATTCGCCTGCGCCCGGTGCTGATGACCACCGCCGCCATGGTATTCGGCATGGTGCCGCTGATCTTCGCCACCGGCGCCGGCGCCGTCAGCCGCTTCGACATCGGCCTGGTGATCGCCACCGGCATGTCGGTGGGCACCGCCTTCACGCTGTTCGTGCTGCCGACGGTCTACACACTGCTGGCCCATGCCGACCAACCGCAGGACGCGAAACCGGCAACAGTCTGA
- a CDS encoding efflux RND transporter periplasmic adaptor subunit, producing the protein MLRRMLFMLGAVIVVVLILAAIKFKSVQQQIAQFQAPKPAISVEVVESRQQDWQGRLPAIGTLKASQGIDLSVEIAGTVSQVQFRSGEKVSKDQPIVLLDSLVEQANLASAEADLDLARVEFQRARSLVERQAISRSEFDRLNAQLQRSNASVAQLKATLQKKRILAPFSGTIGIRQVDVGDFIAAGTPIATLQDLSTLFVDFFLAEQQVPQLALGQTVEVKVAAYPGETFPGKITAINPKVETTTRNVQVRAELENPEERLLPGMFADLQVLLPGSEQRIVVPETAVTYTLYGNSVLLAKTGEAPEGQDSKEPYLTAERRFVETGERRNGLIVILKGLESGEQVITSGQLKLDNGAHVRIAEQNRLRTATEPQGN; encoded by the coding sequence ATGTTGCGCCGCATGCTTTTCATGCTGGGCGCGGTGATCGTGGTCGTATTGATCCTCGCCGCTATCAAGTTCAAATCCGTCCAGCAACAGATCGCACAGTTCCAGGCTCCCAAGCCGGCCATCAGTGTGGAAGTGGTGGAGTCACGCCAGCAGGACTGGCAAGGCCGCCTGCCCGCCATCGGCACGCTCAAGGCCTCGCAAGGTATCGACCTGTCGGTGGAAATCGCCGGCACGGTCAGCCAGGTGCAGTTCCGCTCCGGTGAAAAGGTCAGCAAGGACCAGCCCATCGTGCTGCTCGACAGCCTGGTCGAACAGGCCAACCTGGCCAGCGCCGAGGCCGACCTCGACCTGGCACGGGTCGAGTTCCAGCGCGCCCGCAGCCTGGTCGAGCGCCAGGCCATTTCGCGCAGCGAGTTCGACCGTCTCAATGCCCAGTTGCAGAGAAGCAACGCCAGCGTTGCCCAGCTCAAGGCGACCCTGCAGAAGAAGCGCATCCTCGCGCCCTTCTCCGGCACCATCGGTATCCGCCAGGTGGACGTCGGTGACTTCATCGCCGCCGGCACGCCAATCGCCACCCTGCAGGACCTCTCCACCCTCTTCGTCGACTTCTTCCTGGCCGAACAGCAAGTGCCGCAGTTGGCGCTGGGCCAGACCGTCGAGGTGAAGGTCGCGGCCTACCCGGGGGAAACCTTCCCCGGCAAGATCACCGCCATCAACCCGAAGGTCGAGACCACCACGCGCAACGTGCAGGTCCGCGCCGAGCTGGAAAACCCCGAAGAGCGCCTGCTGCCCGGCATGTTCGCCGACCTGCAGGTGCTGCTGCCCGGCAGCGAGCAGCGCATCGTCGTACCGGAAACCGCCGTCACCTACACCCTTTATGGCAATTCGGTCCTGCTCGCCAAGACCGGTGAGGCACCGGAGGGCCAGGACAGCAAGGAACCCTACCTGACCGCCGAGCGTCGTTTCGTCGAGACCGGCGAGCGTCGTAATGGCCTGATCGTCATCCTGAAAGGTCTGGAAAGCGGCGAACAGGTCATCACCTCGGGCCAGCTCAAGCTCGATAACGGTGCCCATGTGCGCATCGCCGAGCAGAACCGCCTGCGCACCGCCACCGAGCCGCAGGGGAACTGA